A window from Candidatus Woesearchaeota archaeon encodes these proteins:
- a CDS encoding TIGR00270 family protein, translating into MNCDICGSKGELFNVEMEGSKLVACDKCAVYGKKINKVVVNDEPVINFRESKKFVKADEPVILVVDNYNSLIKNKREKLGLKQEDLAKSINEKESLIQQIENKKIEPSFKVAEKLEKRLGLILLENYKESVSGQQSLKDQGPVTLGDLIQFKTRKKK; encoded by the coding sequence ATGAATTGTGATATTTGTGGTAGTAAAGGAGAGCTTTTTAATGTTGAAATGGAAGGTTCTAAATTAGTTGCGTGTGATAAGTGCGCTGTTTATGGTAAGAAAATTAATAAAGTGGTTGTTAATGATGAACCTGTTATTAATTTTCGTGAATCTAAAAAATTTGTTAAGGCTGATGAACCTGTTATTTTAGTTGTTGATAATTATAATTCTTTGATTAAGAATAAGCGTGAAAAGCTTGGGTTGAAACAGGAGGATCTTGCAAAGTCTATTAATGAGAAAGAGTCTTTGATTCAGCAAATAGAAAATAAGAAAATTGAGCCTAGTTTTAAGGTGGCTGAGAAGCTTGAAAAGCGTCTTGGTTTAATATTATTAGAAAATTATAAGGAATCTGTTTCGGGTCAGCAATCTTTGAAGGATCAAGGTCCTGTCACTCTTGGTGATTTGATTCAGTTTAAAACTAGGAAGAAGAAATAA
- a CDS encoding nicotinamide-nucleotide amidohydrolase family protein — MRYMLIIGRFQPFHSGHLAIIKKYHHKGFFVKIIIGSIHKAHQRDDPFTVDERVEMIRRSLDEIGVVNYEVFFVPDVPDDAEWVSIVKKKAGKFDVLFTGNPWVKKLFRKEDVELHEYDERFDRIKGIKAKDIRMNLLNSKSRKGLPLAVFNYLKIISAFDRLKEMHDSRKKVHYLLNTNKLTISTAESCTGGAISRALISYSGSSNFFKGGVVAYSPKIKKSVLGVNERTILKKGVVSEETAVEMALGALQLFDSDYAVGTTGYADPSDKESGKVFIAVANKREAFVKEFFFKFKDRNKIIDKASSEAVKLIYELLRKDLFE, encoded by the coding sequence ATGAGGTACATGCTTATTATTGGGAGGTTTCAGCCGTTTCATTCTGGTCATCTTGCTATTATTAAGAAGTATCATCATAAGGGTTTCTTTGTTAAAATAATTATTGGGTCTATTCATAAGGCGCATCAGCGTGATGATCCTTTCACTGTTGATGAGCGCGTGGAGATGATTCGTAGAAGCCTTGATGAAATAGGTGTTGTTAATTACGAAGTTTTTTTTGTTCCGGATGTTCCTGATGATGCTGAATGGGTTAGTATCGTTAAGAAGAAAGCGGGCAAGTTCGATGTTTTGTTCACGGGTAATCCTTGGGTTAAAAAACTTTTTAGGAAAGAAGATGTTGAGCTTCATGAATATGATGAGCGTTTTGATAGGATTAAAGGTATTAAGGCTAAAGATATAAGGATGAATCTTCTTAATTCTAAGAGTAGGAAGGGTTTGCCTTTGGCTGTTTTTAATTATCTTAAGATTATTAGTGCTTTTGATCGTTTAAAGGAGATGCATGATTCTAGGAAGAAAGTTCATTATTTGCTTAATACTAATAAATTAACTATTAGTACAGCTGAGAGTTGTACTGGTGGGGCTATTAGTAGGGCTTTGATTAGTTATTCTGGTTCTTCTAATTTTTTTAAGGGAGGGGTTGTTGCTTATTCTCCTAAGATTAAAAAAAGTGTTCTTGGTGTTAATGAAAGAACTATTTTGAAAAAAGGTGTTGTTAGTGAGGAAACCGCGGTTGAGATGGCTCTTGGTGCTCTTCAATTATTTGATTCTGATTACGCCGTGGGTACTACTGGTTACGCTGATCCTTCTGATAAGGAGTCGGGTAAGGTTTTTATTGCTGTTGCGAATAAGCGCGAGGCTTTTGTTAAAGAATTTTTTTTTAAGTTTAAAGACAGAAATAAGATAATTGATAAGGCGTCTTCTGAAGCTGTGAAATTAATTTATGAATTGTTAAGAAAGGATTTGTTCGAGTAA